The region TGCGTACAGGTGTGCTCTAATCACACCGCTATTTGTGTCCCCTGTGGAATGTCCAGGAAACAGACCTGTTTACTTCAGTGTTATGCAATATTACACTACATTTCTCATTGTGACACGGGCACTGTGCTTTATCCTGATTGGTCCTGGCAGATCCATGGACGCTGCCTCTGTGAGCACAACACAGCGGGGCTGAACTGTGAGCGCTGCAGGGACTTCTATCATGACCTACCCTGGAGCCCTGCTGAaagagaccacacccacacctgcaggGGTACACtcacctgtcacacacacacgcacacctgcaggGGTACACtcacctgtcacacacacacctgcaggggTACActcacctgttacacacacacacacacacctgcaggggTACCCtcacctgtcacacacactcatctatGGGGGTACACTCTCCTGTCACATACACTCACCTACGGGGGTACACTTgcttgtcacacacacacaccagagtgTGACAGAATTGCCTCAGATTCCTTTCTTTACTAACTATGCATCACTCCactgtttcccagaatgcaattgCAATGGCCACTCCAACCAATGCCACTTCGACATGGCGGTGTACCTGGCCACAGGGAATGTGAGTGGTGGGGTCTGTGATGACTGTCTCCACAACACCATGGGCCGCAACTGTGACATGTGCAAGAGCTTCTATTACCAGCATCCTGCCAGAGACATCCGCGATCCGACTGCCTGCGTCTGTGAGTTTATCACCCTTACAGGAACACATACAAGAACAGAGTTAAAGTTCACTGCGGGAACAGGGGTAGTGTCCATTACAAGAAGAGCGTTAAAATTCACTGTGGGATCAGGGGTAGCATCCATTACAAGAACAGAGTTAAAATTCCCTACAGGAGCACGGCTAGCATCCACTACAAGAACAGAGTTAATATTCTTTCACTATAGGAACACGGCTAACATTCCTTATGAGAACAGAGTCAATATTCTCAACAGGATCATTGTTCTCTTCATGCTCAAGATCAAGATCATGATTCAAGATCTGTAGTAGTTTTTAGTTGTGTTAATCAACCAATGGTATGTAGTCTTATTTTAGTCCTGACAATTATGTGCATTTTCTTAAACTTTTaattcaatcaattaatcattCAATCAACACAGTTAATTAGGATGTTCTTCCTGCTTGAAAATGTTGTCCAATCCCttccagtgtgtgactgtgacccTGCGGGCTCACTGAAGGaggggtcatgtgacagccACACCGAGCTGGCCCTGGGAATGATTGCTGGTCAGTGCCGCTGCAAGCCCAACGTCAGGGGGGATCGCTGTGACTCCTGCAAGCACGGCTTCTTTGGTCTCAGTTCCACCGACCCACAGGGTTGCCAGCGTAAGTGATTTAGTCCAAGAGACCCACACGGTTGCCAGTATCAGTGTGTGATTCAGGGTGACCCACAGGCTACAGAGGATTTAACAGAGAAGAGCGGTTACTGGTGTAAGCATTACAAAGGCTTTCTTTGCTAGATGTGAAACTGCTTGGATAactacacgtgtgtgtatgtgtgtgtatgtgtgtgtgtgcttgtatgtgtgtgttccccTAGCCTGCCAGTGTGACCTTCGTGGGAGTGTCCCCggggggtcatgtgactcgATCAGTGGAGACTGTGTCTGTAAGAGACATGTCACTGGCCGTCGCTGTGACCAGTGTGTGGTAAGAACAAAGCAAACTCTCCAACTCTTCCCCAATCACCTGTGACTCATTTGGCTAAATTCAACCAAACCTTTCCCTGGGTTTTAATTTCCCACTCTTTAATCCTGTGTATGTACATAACACATCACCACTACACTGCTAAGCAACTTCCCCTCTCATTGTGTCTGTATTTTCACCAGGACATGCTTTATATACTGAACATAAAGTCACATTATGAGCCTTTCTGTTAAGCAGGATGAGTATCCATGTTTTTTGAGGATGGTGGATTTGGTGGCTGTTGGTCAGTATTTGACACATTCATTAGCTTGTCTTGTTTCCAGAACCAGTGGTGTGTAAAATGGAAGTATTTTGTAGTGCTGGGAATATAGATGAGGGTGGTGTGTTCAGTTAGTTGATGCTgactcccccctcctcccttgcAGCTGGAGTTCTGGGGGCTGAGTCTGGACGTGATGGGATGCAGAGAGTGTGACTGTGACTTTGGGGGAGCGTACGGTAACAGGTAACACTCCTGCATAGCGCCCAATAACCTATGCATGATGCCCTGGAGGCCACTGTAGATTAGGATGTTAGGTAATGAAAACAGTAGTATAGAGGTATCCAAGCTCCTTTAGTGCTCTCAGGCTCTGTAGTAACCTTCCCCACACTGTGTGTGGGAAGCAGAAACTGTTCTGGCCTTTAAATAAACTCAGAAATCACTTTTAGCCTCTTGTTCAACACCTGTCCCCTATTTTAAAACTCAGCTGAAAACTAATCCTTTTTAGTTGACTTTTAAATTTTCTGTTGTGAATTTTATCACTAGTTCTGCctattttaatcatttcattttcatgttcttttatttaatcttttgttttaacttacgtgttgttttttttaaatcaatgttttgtttgatttatttattctactTCATGTActtttggttattattattattattattattattataacctGTAGTCACCATACTGATTGTGAAGCGTGTGCTGTGCGATGGCACTATACAAAACAAGGATTGgctgattaattgattgatgtCTGTGCCTTGGTTTGTATGTGgcactgtctgcctgtctgtgcctctgtgtgtgtctctgtcatTGTGTCAGTGCCTGTACCTGTCACTGTCCCTCTGTCCGTCTGTGCTAGGTGTGCGCCGGACAGTGGACAGTGTGACTGTCGTCCTCACTTGCATGGGCGGCGGTGCTcagaggtgcatgctgggtactTCAGTGCCCCACTAGACTTCTATCGATATGAGGCAGAGGATGCTGCAGGCCACGCCCCAGACAGCCCCGCCCTTCCGGTGAGCATGCAGCAGCGGTCATCAGTTAGCTGCATGAATCTTTCTTGACATTGTAAACAATGatgtacaattaaataaataaattagttaaCTGTAAATCTGAAGTACTTCTTCCACACAGAGTTGCTTGTGCATGGAATAGCTTACCACTTACTAGTACAGAGTGTAGCATTCTTTGTATTCATTATTACTCTTATTTTACTGGTGAGTCACATTGAGGTTTAAAACTACTTTGTATGTGAGACCTAGTGAAGATAGGGCAGACACAGCAGAGCAGAATAGATGagccaaaaaaaactaaaaaagaccAAACAGGCaattgtataaaaatgcatgcagATACAGTTTTAAAGGTTGTCATTCAATAAAATCTTGTACAGTGGCATGTATTGCTGCTATGAAAACATGCAGCCCTGAATACAACTCCCTGAATGAGAGCTTCTTTCGGAAATTTGGCCGTGGTATAGAAAAGTAATTAAAGATTGTCTGAAAAAAAGCAGTAGAAGCTCCTTTGGGTGTTGTagactttaaataaaatgaggaGCCAAAGGCtggctgaatgacctgttctcattttacttttaactttaaaatgatttggaaaaaaattcTATATGGAAGCAACATCCCTAACTATACCATCCCCAACCTCCCTTGTTACTCCCCCAGGGCCAGACGAAACCCATGGCTCAAACGGACTGTGAGGAGCATCTCAACAACCAGCTCCTCCGCCGCCGCCATGTTACCACACATCACCAACAGAGGGCAGCACTTAGACACAGAAGATGTCACCTGCAGCAGATGGTAAGAAAAGTGCACAGATAACTGATCTCTATAACATGTGGAATATCATATTGTAACTTTTCCTGGTGATGTCCCATATGcactgttccctctctcttttttctctattaatactaacacagatGGCCTGTAATGAGAAATTCGATGAATTTggcatttgtgtgtctgcacactGCAGGGAAACAAAACAGTCTCTGTTGCAGTGTTGCTGCTGTAGGCATTACCAGATGCTAAGAGATCACCAGTGGTCAGTGAGAGATATCTTCTTCCAGTTAGTGCTATCTCTCCTGATGGACTGTGTGACCTGTAGACTGGGTCATATACACTTACTTGAAATACTTTAATTCTAGTAGAACCCTGCACTCTTAATTTGTTGAATTGTTATGACTGctggagaaaataaatgtttcttttaattaGTAATCTTCAGGTGTTTTCAAATAAAGTGGTAGCCTGTcctgtgtattatttttaatgatgggCTCTGGTGTGGAGACAGCTCAGGTAAGTTTACTGTCGTTGTGGAATGTGACCTCATACTCAAGCTCAGTAGCACTTTGACCTTCAACCCCTGCAGTGAGGATGCAGGTGTTTACCTGGTCTGTCAGGCCCacaggctgtgtgtctgtgctaaaCAAAGATTTACACCACAGCAAAATTTAACATAAACTTTGGAGGATCAGTGAATGTGACAGGACAAGAGCTGTTTGTGTATGAACTGACTGTAATTATGAGTGTGCGATATACAGCGCAGTCCATAAATAAGGCCATAATTCCTAGGGAGATCACTCAATATGGAcataaataccttcaaattagaGCTAGCGATCTGCAtattaacctcatattcattgttttatttcaaatccaatgtgctggattacagggccaaaacaacaaaaagtatgTCACTGAAAAGAGCCATTATAAAAAATTATGGCCCTTTTCGGTTAagattgggcacccctggtttaatctgttttgtatttatccctgcattttgaatttcatATGTTCCCACTTTTAGTAAATAAGGGGAAAATGTATCATTTGACAgctctttctttttgtgtgcatatgtgtgttccCTAGCCAGATGTACAGAATATTCAGAGGAACCAGCATCCTGGCCATAGGGTCACCTGGAGTGGATCAGGATTGGCCAGAGTCAGGGATGGGGCGGGGCTTGTCGTCACCATTGACAACATCCCCTTTGCCATGGAGTATGACATCATGCTTCGATACGAGCCAGAGgtacaatttcacattttactaAAGCTGATCATGCCCACCGCTGTCTGTCAATGTCCAGTTCCTGTTGGCCTCTGTTTGCCTGCTGCTCAGACTAAGTCTGAGCACCaggcaacaaaaaccagcagactctatggctctccaggaccaggactgagtatcactgcagtaaaaataaaaatgcattcatataaaacaggtttttgttttagcccagcactatggcACCTGATTCTGCTTGGTCTTGaatgaagaccatgattagttaattagttgaatcatgaattaatgtttttatttaacttttttgtgcaagttaaatgttgtataactgctctcatttttaatttgggcaTTTCTCACTGCTTCTAACATGCCCCtgtacagcatttaaaaaatgcggTAGCATGTCCAACAGTAGCAAGTAATCGAACTGAATTTAACACGTGCGTCGCTTGTAAACTTCGCTGTCAGTCATTGTCTGTGCTTAATTATTGGCAATTTCTTAGAAACTtagtggtgcaaatgggataattgttagCAAAGTGGCTTGACAAAGAGTCTACCGCGACCTCTAACTGACAGAGGACCGAAGTACCATGAGAGAAAATAAGTGGTGGCTCTATCCATTGTGCATGTTATTAGGAAGATGTTTTACTCCTTTGAAGAACTTTGTACTAACCAGTGCCTGATTCTTATTGGGGTAAATATTGCTTTTACATTGGAATTcaatgagtaaaaaaaagaagaacagaaatCAGACCTGCTGTTACAGGTTCTATAGACTCATCTAATGCGGAGCTTTGTGTTTCTCACATTGGAAGTTCTGTCTCCCAACCAGAGTTTCCTGTAGTTAAGAAAAAGGGAGGATGGAAAGAAATCAGGAGTTTTGTATCTGGTGAGTCCCTATAATCTGTGACTATGCTAATGTGGCGTGGTCTGGGTCCTAGGCTAGGACTCTGTCCCCTCAGTCTGCAGAGGATTGGGAGGCCGTTGTCACAATCTCCGCTCTGCAGCTGTCCTCCAGCCAACGCTGCGGAAACGTGCTGCCCTCTGAACAGATGTTTACCGTCAGACTGCCGCACCAAAGACGGTACCTTCTGCagccaaacacagccacactaTGTCTCACTCAGACATAACCACACATGGCCACCCTATGTCTCACTCAGACATAACCACACATGGCCACCCTATGTTTCActcaaacacaaccacacatggCCACCCTATATCTCATTCAGACGCAAACGCAGATGGTCATAATCGCCACACCTGAGATGGTACCTACAGTACTATGTGTTAAGCTGATACACTTTTTTTGTATCAGCTTATTTTGGAGAGGAGCGAGGTTGTTCAGTTGCACATTCTATGATGTTGTGCAGAAATTGGCCAGGAGacagatgtttttgtgtgtgtctgacctcagttattttataatgattACAAATGTGCTTTTACATGCCTGTTCGGGCATCACGGCAGACACCTGTGTGCTATTCCAAAATGGAGGCCTGCAGGGGAATTCCTCCATGTGACAGCTCAGGCACATAATTACAGGCACTGACCCCTAACTCTGACATAGTTTTCAATAACTCAGAAGAACAGAGCCTGCGGGTGACTGTGGTGGGGTGGATCCAAGCCCCCCTCTGACAGCTCTGGAGAGAGCTGCCCCCTCCCTGTGCAGTAGAGGGTATATGGGGCTAAGGTTAGTCATTGTGGGCTACTATGCAGGAAAGGTTAGGTTAGCATAGGTCTTGTCCTGGCGGCTCTACactggaaacagaaacagacaatCGTTCTTAATTCCACATGCTATGCTCTATGCTGTTTTTAGTTGTGCATGGTGCTATATGAAAACAGTCTAGATGGATAAACTGATATATTTTACACAAGTACAGTATTTTGATATATGGCTCTTTAATTGAAGATAATCATATCAATCTTGTTCTGTTGTGTTGCCTCTGAAACTGTCCCACTGAGaccactcccccctccaccccctcctccaggtATGTGCGTACGGAGCGGTCGCTCTGCTTTGAGCCCCAGAACAGGTACGTGGTTGCGATTCGTTTCCAGCGTCACGGCGCCCCCCAGAGAGACCTTGGAGCCTACCTGCTATCTGACTCGGTGGGTCTGCCAGGagtcatattttcatttcattaccgTTTGTTCTCCTTCTCCAATTTTGGAATGGCCAGCTGTGTTCATAGGCCTGTCTAAGTTTCAGTCAGAGGAGTATGAGGTCTGTGGTGGGCGATGAGACAAGGACAATCAGGACAACTGAAACAAGGCATCAATATCAAGCAGTACATGTGCCACAGTTATTAGGGAGCCAGCTATAACTTGCACATTGCTGGTTTGAATCCCAAATGCGGCATTGCAACGTATTTCATATGCATAGATATATGTGCATAATGTGTAAAAAGTGAACTTTGAAgctattaatattaatgagcagCATGCTGACTGCTCCCTCCTGGTCCAATCACAGTTGGTCCTGATCCCTAAGTACACGGAGCTGGCGGGTTTCCAGGGAAACAGCGAGGCAGAGCAGCGGCGCCGGGAGGACATGCTGCGTTACATGTGCCTGGACTCCTTCATGGCCTCGCCCATGGCCACTCTCACTCTGGCCCCCACCTGTGCCAGCCTCACCAGCAGCATCTCTGCCATAATGCACAACGGTGCACTGCGTGAGTCATTCAGCCACATGACCGTCAGCACCAATCAGCATTGCAGAGAAATCTCTGCTTTTTACGAGCCATTTACTGCTTATTTCATCATTCCCCTTTACTGCTTGAGTCCTCTGTACTGATGAATGCATGGCTTTGATAATGTAGTGAATCAAACAGAGTTTAATGTTAAGGGGGTATTTTGACAGCTGTGTTTTCTTGCCATGCATGAAAGTCAAAGTGACTAAAAATATCTGCACTACCAGTGTGATTTTGGTATATTTAGTTGATATTGTTAGACAGTGTGTTCGAGAGGGAACACAAGCATATTGGGCTGATAATGTGATGATTACCCCCCTCGCCCGTCTCGGCAGCGTGTCTGTGCCACCCCGAAGGTTCAGTATCAGCAGAGTGTGCCGGGGTTGGAGGGCAGTGCCAGTGTAAGCCAGGCGTGGCCGGCAGGCGATGTGACCGATGTGAACCGGGAACATTTGGGTTTGGACCACAGGGCTGCATAGGTGAGGACCGGAATTGCTCACATTTCTTTCCAGACAGGGAATGGATGAGTGTTTAGCATCACCTGCATTCACTGCAGGAACATTTGTAGTTTTCTAAATTACACCTAACATCTTAGTCAAAGGacaaagtgatttaaaaagaattaaaagTTGTGATTTAAAATACTTTATGGGGGCTTGGTGGCTCCTCCTGCTAAGACGCTGTTCCACTGTACCTTCCTTCTGCAGCTTGTGAGTGTGACTCCCAGGGGTCTGTGAGCCCCCACTGTGACCCTGTGTCTGGCCGGTGTCAGTGCCACCAGGGGGTGTCTGGGCGCCAGTGTGCTACCTGCCAGCTGGGCCTCTGGGGCTTCCCCAGTTGCAGGCCCTGCCTGTGTAATGGCCACGCCCTCACCTGCCACCCGCACACAGGCAGCTGTCTGGACTGTCACGACCACACCACCGGCCACCTGTGTGACAGGTACGTGCTTGGAGCGGAGACGGGGGGTCGGGATGGGGGTGCGAGCACACCTTTGGACTGGCACCTGGGTAGGACCTATGATGTgcttgtgggcggggcctgatgCAGTGGGTGGGGGCAGAGCTCTGCTGCATTTGACTTTTCTAGGTGAGACCTGCACTACATCCTTAATGTTTCTGTAGAAGTGGGAAAATGTTCTTGAGGAACTGTACCAGAGCatagaaaaatgtatgaaaGGTTGAATGTAAGAATTCTGTCCTGCGATGAGATATACATTGTTAAAAATCAGGGATTTATTGTATAGTGCTGTAATATATATTCCCGCCAAGATATTTACCCCATGAATCACATAGGTCCTTACTGAGTAATAAGCATTTATAAGTCTTGTGTACTCTTTTCACACCAGGTGCGTGAATGGTTTCTATGGAAACCCTGTGCTGGGGTCCGGGGACCACTGCCGCCCCTGTCTCTGCCCTGGAGGACCAGGAGGTGGTCGCTCCAATGCGGACTCCTGCTTCAGTGATCCCACATCCAAACAGATCATCTGCCATTGCAGGCAGGGCTATGCAGGTGACAAAACCACATACAATGACCATATAAACCTGGCTCTGAACGATACTCATGCGCATTGAGACAACCACACAGCCTgccgcacacacaaatgcacacagagcTATATATATTAGCCTGGCTCACAATGAGAATCAGAATGCAGTTAGACTATTTGTAACTAAGGCCAACAGTTGAATAAGTGCATAATTAAGGTGACTGTGTTCTTTCTAGCTATACTGTAAATGGGAACTGGCCTGTAATGGATTCCCAGGGGATCATCAAAATGGCCaacatattttctcttttgtgaATGTTTTGCTTTGTAATGTCCATATTTTAGCCTTTCAGATACAGTGCACCTTGTTTACCAAAATAATCTGGTTTAAAGTGTCCTTAGTAATAGATaaattactgtaataataatgcGATATCATATTAAttagaaatattattattaatttatatttatatttcactaAATCAATTTCTGCTATAGATCCATAATATGGTACTTCTATTCATGATTCTGAGTACTAGCGTGATAAATAGCCATAACATTGGAAACCCTCTGTCCTGTCCCACCCAGGTCCTCACTGTGACCGCTGTGCCCCAGGGTATTTTGGGGACCCGGCGATAAATGGAGGTCAGTGCTTCCCATGCCAGTGTAGTGGTAACATCGACCTCCAGGACCCCGAATCATGTGACCCTCGGACAGGGCGGTGCCTAAAGTGCCTATACAACACGGACGGCCCCCTCTGTTCTGCGTGCAGGCTTGGTTACTACGGCGACGCTTTGCAGCAGGACTGCAGACGTGAGTTAATTTATAGACTCATGTAATGCTTTGAGTGGCATGTTAGTGAGAGTCTGGGGTCATTGCTTGCATATGTCCAcgcataaataattatttcatgggtcaaataattttgaaataatttaacaCTTTAGACAACTACACGTTGCCTTGATTCCTCCGTCCTTGTATCGCATCCTTTCATCTCTTCCTCAAGTCCTCGGTTGGGTGGAGCTAAAGAGGActgaaaataagtgattggaaacAGCTGCTTGGatcctgctgtgtgtgatgatgCACATCCTGTCCCTTACTGTGCGATCTCTGCACTTCTTGTCCCCGCTGCGTttgatgatgcgtttcctgtCCCGTGTACAggctgtgcttgtgtgctggAGGGCACCCTGCCGTCCCGCTGTAATGGGGACCAGTGTCACTGCCAGGAGCAGACAGGGGCGTGTCCATGCCGGGGCAATGTGGTGGGGCTGTTCTGTGACCAGTGCGCCCCTCAGCACTGGAATTTTGGGGCAGAACGTGGCTGTGTGCCCTGTGACTGCCACCCCCAAAACTCTGTTGCACCCCACTGCAGCATGGTGGGTCACCTTGTGAACAGGAACTGCTTTGATAGTGTGTTTGCAATGGTCAGGCACATACTGCCAGTTCTTTATTACAGATGAAAATTGTTGACTTTCTGAGATTTTTGTCATCTGTTTTGCTCATTCACTGTTCTggtataataatttttaataagtGGATTTATCACATCTTTGATTACATTccacctgtgtctgtgctggctgtgcctgtgtacctgtgtataAATGAGATTGAAGGTATTCAGTTAACAGTCTGCATCACATCATTTCCTTTTTGACCTATGTGTCCTGCGTGCACTTCCTGTGTAGCACTAGTGAAAGATGCTTAGGACAGACTGTGATGCATTCACCCATAAGTGCTGGATCGGTTCTAAGTAAATCCATTTGTTTAAAAGGTGAGTGTATCTCTAGCTTGGTGTCAGTCTCCTGTTCTAACCCCAGCTTGTTAAACCTGGACAGCACCTTTCTGTTTGAAACTTCCTGTGTGACACTTGGACTGTGTGGTTCTGCTCCTCTGCAGGCCAGTGGCACCTGTGAGTGCCGGCAGGGGTTCGGAGGGAGAACGTGCTCAGAGTGTGAGAAAAACTACTGGGGAGAAGACCCTCAGACTGAGTGCAGAGGTAACACTGTGTTAAAAGTGGGTCAAAAGTGGTGACAGGTATACCATGacaggtgtagtgtgtgtaccaggtgtagtgtgtgtgacaggtgtATACCATGacaggtgtagtgtgtgtgacaggtgtATACCATGacaggtgtagtgtgtgtgccaGGTGTATACCATGacaggtgtagtgtgtgtgccaGGTGTAGCATAATGGTGATGTCCCCCACTATTCCCGCAGAGTGCCGCTGTAGCCCGTTGGGGTCAGAGACGCTGCAGTGCGACCGGGGGACCGGGGTGTGCAGGTGCCGGGAGGGCGTGTCAGGGCAGCGCTGTGACAGCTGTGCTCGTGGGTTTGTGGGGaagttccctgtgtgtgtgcgctgcgacCCCTGCTTCCAACAATGGGAGCTCAGAattcagcagctgcagcaggacctGGGCCACGCCCAGCACTTTGTCGGAAGGCTGCAGAAGAGCATGGCCACTagaagccacacccacatcagACACACTGGCTTCAGCGCCCTACAGAGGAGCCTGACTCTGCTCCTGGATCTGATCCATGGCAAGGATTGGCTCAAATCCCACGAGTGGGTGTACCAGCTGCTCAGCCAGGCCACCGATGACCTGGGGTGGGTCTGATTCTtctgtgagtgcgtatgtgcagtgtgtttgttaaTGGGACAGTGAGTATGTTTAGGAGACAGTGTGTATATGCCTGTATATTTTGCATATGTATAGTTTGTGTATTaatggggcagtgtgtgtgtagtgcatgtACTTGTGTTTATATATAGTGTATTTGTGAATGGGACAGtgaatatgtgtctgtgtgcatactgtGTGCAGTGCCTGTGCATGAATATTGTGCATATTGTAGATTTGCATAGcatgtctgtggtgtgtgtgtgtgtgtgtatgtggtgtgtgtgtgtgtctgtatgtgtgtgtgtgtgtgtgcgcgcgtgtgtgtgcgtgcgtgtgcggtTTCtatgtgtatgcagtgtgtaaagtgcTGTCCTTGCTCTGGTGGTTTAGGGCGGAGGCTGCACTGATTCACAGGCAGGCGGTGGGTGTGCGCGGGGAGATGACCCGCACTGTGGAGAGAGACGTGGCTCTGCAGCAGGACTTGAGTCAGGCAGAGATAGAGCTCTGGGGCATCAACACAACGTTCACACAACTACGTCTGCACCTCAGCCCTGAGTCCACAGGTAAACCCTCTCACATACACCTGCTCAGCCCTGAGTCCACAGGTAAACCCTCTCACATACACCTGCTCAGCCCTGAGTCCACAGGTAAACCCTCTCACATACACCTGCTCAGCCCTGAGTCCACAGGTAAACCCTCTCACATACACCTGCTCAGCCCTGAGTCCACAGGTAAACCCTCTCACATACACCTGCT is a window of Anguilla anguilla isolate fAngAng1 chromosome 13, fAngAng1.pri, whole genome shotgun sequence DNA encoding:
- the LOC118211854 gene encoding laminin subunit beta-2-like, whose product is MVSYQTLWTHIAMAGFFILFFLMSALCTAAQLLPSDQQGCAGGSCYPSTGNLLIGRAASLTTTSTCGLRGPERYCIVSHLQDSDKCFLCDSRRPFDPNRSRHSHRIENIIHMTHHNEDPTWWQSENGVESVSIQLNLEAQFHFTHLIMKFKSFRPAAMLIERSADFGRSWKPYRYFAHNCTRAFPSIPAQPLQSIDDVICEERYSDIEPSTRGEVIYKVLDPTINVKDPYSPQIQELLKLTSLRVNFSQLHTLGDSLLDRRPEVLQKYYYSLYQLLVRGSCFCYGHASRCAPAQTPEHIPARYGTEASMIHGRCLCEHNTAGLNCERCRDFYHDLPWSPAERDHTHTCRECNCNGHSNQCHFDMAVYLATGNVSGGVCDDCLHNTMGRNCDMCKSFYYQHPARDIRDPTACVLCDCDPAGSLKEGSCDSHTELALGMIAGQCRCKPNVRGDRCDSCKHGFFGLSSTDPQGCQPCQCDLRGSVPGGSCDSISGDCVCKRHVTGRRCDQCVLEFWGLSLDVMGCRECDCDFGGAYGNRCAPDSGQCDCRPHLHGRRCSEVHAGYFSAPLDFYRYEAEDAAGHAPDSPALPGQTKPMAQTDCEEHLNNQLLRRRHVTTHHQQRAALRHRRCHLQQMPDVQNIQRNQHPGHRVTWSGSGLARVRDGAGLVVTIDNIPFAMEYDIMLRYEPEARTLSPQSAEDWEAVVTISALQLSSSQRCGNVLPSEQMFTVRLPHQRRYVRTERSLCFEPQNRYVVAIRFQRHGAPQRDLGAYLLSDSLVLIPKYTELAGFQGNSEAEQRRREDMLRYMCLDSFMASPMATLTLAPTCASLTSSISAIMHNGALPCLCHPEGSVSAECAGVGGQCQCKPGVAGRRCDRCEPGTFGFGPQGCIACECDSQGSVSPHCDPVSGRCQCHQGVSGRQCATCQLGLWGFPSCRPCLCNGHALTCHPHTGSCLDCHDHTTGHLCDRCVNGFYGNPVLGSGDHCRPCLCPGGPGGGRSNADSCFSDPTSKQIICHCRQGYAGPHCDRCAPGYFGDPAINGGQCFPCQCSGNIDLQDPESCDPRTGRCLKCLYNTDGPLCSACRLGYYGDALQQDCRRCACVLEGTLPSRCNGDQCHCQEQTGACPCRGNVVGLFCDQCAPQHWNFGAERGCVPCDCHPQNSVAPHCSMASGTCECRQGFGGRTCSECEKNYWGEDPQTECRECRCSPLGSETLQCDRGTGVCRCREGVSGQRCDSCARGFVGKFPVCVRCDPCFQQWELRIQQLQQDLGHAQHFVGRLQKSMATRSHTHIRHTGFSALQRSLTLLLDLIHGKDWLKSHEWVYQLLSQATDDLGAEAALIHRQAVGVRGEMTRTVERDVALQQDLSQAEIELWGINTTFTQLRLHLSPESTDVLGLVRGWYQVSLDAERQCRATTGDLDSPVRGSHGTRKHAGSLLMGWRDSLKDKSFAQRRLQWLRNKVCGGHGRGDGGCRSSWWQRLCGGQGCTQILRGSALQIVTNVTDHITTTNKHLQDAAKELQDVGMLSRAVKLRAAGSLLTTQEKTQFCKNSNKELRDLLQEIRYFLSDEGADPKAISSVSERILEISLPMNGSVLTGILKEIQRSVANLTHTQRDSVIEQAYRTQELLQQAQNIQSQANRTEDTTNQTQQRLDAAHMAIKTIEAALETDRKNSNITRSAIIAMEDKILGMENNQTDTVLRLASVRQETESLQRKLNESSVAVQSIRAQANNTAHTARNLNKELEEAQERQRELEERVRTAGWGAQSLGNVSKRVTDIQQQAQHVLKKATEGMETLHRLERKFQENKRRMQDQKAELAILEHNVTAIRDYLRESILKYSSC